One stretch of Armigeres subalbatus isolate Guangzhou_Male chromosome 2, GZ_Asu_2, whole genome shotgun sequence DNA includes these proteins:
- the LOC134214136 gene encoding uncharacterized protein LOC134214136, translating to MRLSMSFISSFMLLCVAASHAQSATFSNAHSSEEHENVKDATAAGAANVPQYRSRPSYSAQYSSEEEEEEPQQVYTRRQHNSQDKKGKKAAYSSEEVEVEEEPDRLSLLLEKSDFHCTGRTTGYYADESLGCEVFHYCQENQKHSWICPEGFTFHQVHLICMPPSNDNICEQSSKYHFVNDYLYKPINMEEHMSKPNVTLRYSERYYPENFYVDERHYDYDRQQRVHEERRQPVQQQPKQQQYHVPQQQIRKQPAYVGSTTPSYRIVSTASSPTHQGSFRNPEEINISLQQRRPSYSPTTQRYDEEDEYGSYERK from the exons ACTATCAATGAGCTTCATCAGCAGCTTCATGTTGCTGTGCGTAGCTGCCAGTCATGCCCAATCGGCTACGTTCAGTAACGCTCATAGCTCAGAGGAACATGAAAACGTCAAGGATGCCACCGCAGCCGGAGCCGCAAACGTACCACAGTATCGATCCCGTCCATCCTATTCCGCCCAGTATAGCTCCGAAGAGGAGGAGGAAGAACCCCAACAGGTGTACACTCGTCGTCAGCACAATTCTCAGGacaagaagggtaaaaaggctGCATACTCCAGCGAAGAAGTCGAGGTCGAAGAGGAACCGGATCGGTTGTCGCTTCTATTGGAAAAGTCCGATTTCCATTGCACCGGTCGCACCACTGGATACTATGCCGATGAAAGCCTCGGCTGCGAGGTGTTCCACTACTGCCAAGAAAACCAGAAGCACTCCTGGATCTGTCCGGAAGGATTCACATTCCACCAGGTGCATCTGATCTGCATGCCACCATCCAATGACAACATCTGCGAGCAGTCATCCAAGTATCACTTCGTCAACGACTATCTCTACAAGCCAATCAACATGGAAGAGCACATGTCCAAACCTAATGTCACTTTGAG ATACTCAGAGCGCTACTACCCGGAGAACTTCTACGTCGATGAGCGTCACTACGACTACGACCGTCAACAGCGCGTCCACGAGGAACGTCGTCAGCCCGTGCAGCAGCAACCAAAACAACAACAATATCACGTACCTCAGCAGCAGATTCGCAAGCAGCCAGCATACGTTGGCTCGACTACTCCAAGTTATCGGATAGTTTCAACAGCCAGCAGCCCAACTCACCAGGGCTCGTTCCGCAATCCGGAAGAAATCAACATCTCCCTTCAGCAGAGAAGGCCAAGCTACTCGCCGACCACTCAGCGTTACGACGAGGAGGACGAGTACGGTAGCTACGAGCGCAAGTAG